One Archangium violaceum genomic window, CACTGCCTGGATGATTCTGGCGAGCCCTCCGAGGTGGTCCAGGTGCGGGTGGGTGAGGATGACCAGATCGATGGGCCCCTGGACGAGCTGGCGCAGGCGGGGCACCAGCGCTTCATCGGCCTCGGGTGGGCCCCCGTCGATGAGGACCGTCTTGCCGGTGGGCGAGACGATGAGCGCCGCGTCCCCCTGGCCCACGTCGAAGAAGTAGACGGTGAGCGGCTTGGGTGGGGGCGTCCGCTGGGCGGGAGACGAGGCGGCCCGGCCCGGCAGGGCGGCGAGCAGCAGGAAGAGGGCGAGAAGGAGCCGCGCGAAGGCCATGGCGGGGCGGACTCTACTCCAGTGCGCGCCAGGCGGCGTGGGAGCCATTACGGGCCCGTCACGGCGCTTCCCGAGCGGCCCGGACTGGGCTAGACCGCGCCCCATGTCCGAGGCCCCAGACATCAAGCGGGTTGTCGAGGAGATCGCCGACCACGTCCGCAACAGCATGCTCGGTTCCCGGGCGGGCGGCGAGCCGACCCCGCCCCCCGCCAGCAACGAGCCCCCGCGCTCCATCGGAACGGCGCGCATCGCGCCCGAGTCCATCCAGGACAACGCGGCCCTGGCCCCCTACATCGACCACACGCTGCTCAAGCCCGAGGCCACCCGCGAGGACGTCGCCCGGGTGGCGCGCGAGGCGGTGGAGCATGGCTTCGCCACGGTGTGCGTGAACTCGTGCCACGTGGCCACGGTGGCGGACATCCTGGCCGGCTCGAAGTCGGTCCCCATCGCCGTGGTGGGCTTCCCGCTGGGCGCGGCGCTCACCAGCGCCAAGGCCTTCGAGGCCCGTGAGGCCATCCGGCTCGGCGCGCGGGAGATCGACATGGTCATCAACGTCGGCGCGCTCAAGGCGAAGGACTACGCGGGGGTGCTCGAGGACATCTCCGGGGTGGTGGAGGCCAGCCGGCCCTACCCGGTGAAGGTCATCCTCGAGACGAGCCTGCTCACCCAGGAGGAGAAGGTCGCCGGCTGTGTGTTGTCCAAGGCGGCGGGCGCGGCGTTCGTGAAGACCTCCACGGGCTTCAGCACCGGTGGGGCCACCGTGGAGGACGTGGCGCTCATGCGCCGCGTGGTGGGTGATGACGTGGGCGTGAAGGCCTCCGGGGGCATCCGCTCGGCGGAGGACGCCCTGAAGATGATTCAGGCGGGGGCCAACCGCCTGGGGGCCTCGGCGTCCGTGGCCATCGTCACCGGTCAGAGGTCCACCGCGAAGTACTAGCCACCGGGGTGGAGACGGGTCGTGACCCAGGCACAGCGCGAGAAGTTGAAGCAGAAGTTGCTGGCGCTCCATGCGGAGCTGACGGGCAAGACGCCAGCGAGGATCGAACCCAACCGCACGGATGATGCGCGTGTGGGCGGGGACGAGGACGAGCAGCCGCTCAACGAGATGATGCAGGCCATCGCCTCCAACCGGAACCGGAACATGGATGGCGTGCTGCAGCGCGTGCTGAAGGCGCTGGGCAAGCTGCGCGATGACCCGGACTCCTATGGGGAGTGCGAGGAGTGCGGCGACGAGATTCCTCTCGGCCGCATGGAGGCCATGCCCTACGTGGAGTTCTGTGTGAACTGCCAGGGCCAGAAGGACGCGCCGAAGGGTGGCCCGACCCGGCGCAAACTCACCGATTACACCTGAGCCCTCGCTCGGGTCTGATCATCGCTGAACAGACGGGGAAGGCGGGACACGGTCCCACGGCGTCACCGGCCTTAAGGAGGGGAGTACATGGACGCGACTGGATTGAAGGAGAAGGCCGAGGCATGGCTGGCGGCGGACCCGGATGCGGCCACCGTGGCCGAGCTGCGGGACGTGCTCGCGCGCGGAGACCTCGCGGACCTGGCGGACCGTTTCGCGGGTGACCTGGAGTTCGGCACCGCGGGCCTGCGCGGTGTGCTGGGGGCGGGGCCCAACCGGATGAACCGCGCGGTGGTTCGCCGCACCACGGCGGGCCTGGCGCGCTACCTCAAGGCCACCGTCCCGGACGTCACCACCCGGGGCGTGGTGGTGGGCCGGGATAGCCGGCGGTTGAGCGCCGAGCTCGCCGAGGACACCGCCTGCGTGCTCGCCGCCGAGGGCATCCCCGCGCACGTCTTCCCCTCGTTGGCGCCCACTCCGCTCACCGCCTTCGCCACCCTGCACCTCAACGCCGCCGCGGGCGTCATGGTGACGGCCAGCCACAACCCGCCCGAGTACAACGGCTACAAGGTGTACTGGGGCAACGGCGCTCAAATCATCCCGCCCCATGACAAGGGCATCGCCTCGTTCATCGCCAAGGTGGAGCCCGCCAACCAGGTGGAGCTGCTCACCCCCACGGAGGCGTACGCGCGCGGCCTGTGGCGGGACGTGCCGGACTCGCTCGGCGAGGCGTACCTGGACGCCATCCTCAAGCTGCGTGTGCACGGGCGTGGCTCGGACTCGCTGCGCGTCGTCTACACCGCCCTGCACGGCGTGGGGGGCTCGTGGATGGAGCGGGCCATGGAGCGCGCGGGCTTCCCCCACTTCCACGTGGTGGCCGAGCAGCATCGGCCCGATGGCTCCTTCCCCACCGTGCGCTTCCCCAACCCCGAGGAGCCGGGGGCGATGGATCTGTCGCTCGCCACCGCCCAGCGGGTGAACGCGGACCTGGTGCTCGCCAATGATCCGGACGCGGACCGGCTGGCGGTGATGGTGCGCGATGGAGCGGGGAAGCTGCGCATGCTCACCGGCAACGAGGTGGGCGTGCTGCTGGGCCACTACGTGCTGGTGCAGGGGCCCACGCGGCGCTCCAAGCCGCACCTCGTCGCCACCATCGTGTCCTCCACACAGCTCGGAGACATCGCCGGGGAGCTGGGGGCCGCGTACGACGAGGTGCTCACCGGCTTCAAGTGGATCGCCAACCGCGCCATCGAGCGCGAGAAGGCCGAGGGCACCCAGTTCGTCTTCGGCTACGAGGAGGCGCTCGGCTACGCGGTGGGCACCGTGACGCGGGACAAGGACGGCATCAGCGCGGCGCTCGTGTTCGCGGACCTGGCCGCCTGGTGCGAGTCGCGTGGGAAGACGGTGCTCGGCTACCTGGAGGAAATCCAGCGCCGGTTCGGCCTCTACGTGAGCGGGCAGCGCAACTTCACCTTCCCTGGCGCCGAGGGCGCGCAGGTCATCGCGCGTATCATGGACGGCCTGCGGAGCTCGCCTCCCACGCGCGTGGGCGAGCTGTCGGTGAAGAACGTGAGGGACTACAAGAAGGGCGAGAAGCTGCCTCCCTCCAACGTCCTCGCCTTCGAGCTGGAGGGTGGTGGACGGGTGACGGCACGGCCGTCCGGGACGGAGCCGAAAATCAAATATTACTTCGAGCTGAAGGAGACGCCGGGTTCCGGCGAGCCGGTGGAAACCGCGCGCGCCCGGGCAGAGGCCCGACTCCACAAGCTCATCGACGCCTTCATCGCGCTGGTGCGCGAGCGGGGGCAGCCGGAGGTGGGTGCGTGAAGCGCTGTGTCCTGAATGGATTGCTGGTGGTGGTGCTCCTCGTCTCGGGCGCCGCGGTGGCGCAGGACGTGTCGTACGGGCGTGGCCAGGGCTGGTCCGTGCTGTCGGGCCAGACGGTGGGGCAGGGCGGCACCGCGTTGGTGGGCCAGGTGGGCTGGCCGGGGCTGTCGCTGGGCCTGCTGCACGGGGCCACGTCGAAGTTCGACATCGGCGGCAAGCTCAGCTTCAACTACGGCCGCGAGGGCATCGTCACCAGCGTGGTGCCGGGGCTGAAGCTGCAGGCCTGGGTGCGGCTCATGCTGCTGCAGTCCTCGCGGGTGAACGTGGGCCTGAGCTTCGCCCCCGGGCCCTTCTTCTATTTCTACGAGAACTTCACCGACGTGGGCCTGTCACTGCCCATCGCCCTCGCCGTGGGCATCCCCGTGGGCAGCGCGCTCATGCTCAACGTGGGCCTGGACATCCCCTTCTACGTCGTCTTCGGCGCGGGCGGCGGGCCCGTCTTCCCGCTGCTCCTGGGCGGCGGGTTGGAGTACTTCGTCGACCGCAACCTCGCCATCACCTTCAACGTGAGGATGGGGCCGTCCATCGGCGCCTACGGGGACTTCCGCGGCCGGGGCCGCGCCCGCTTCACCCTGGAGGCGATGTTCGGCGTCGCCTACAGGCTGTAGTCGTCCCGGCCGGGCCCGCGGGCGCTACCAGCTCGCGGTGCCCTGGTCCGGCAGCTCCACGGTGACGGTGACGGTGGTGCCCGTCAGGCCATGGTTCCTCACCGCCAGGTGCCCGCCCAGCGTCTCCACCAGCTCGCGAGCCACCGTCAGGCTCTCCGCGCGGGCGCTCCCGGCCCTCCTGTCCGGCTCCTGCTCCACGAGCTCCCTCGCCGCGTAGCGCAGGTGGAAGGAGGGGCCGTAATCCCCGAAGTCGTCCTGCGGCTCCACGCCCAGCCGCACGGCCCGAGCGGGGGCTCCCTCGCCCCGGTGCGCGCCCACTGCATCGGTGAGCAGGTGGAGCATCACCTGCTCCGTCCTCCGGCGGCTCACCCTCGCGAACACCGGCTCGTCCGGCAGCTCCAACTGCACCTCGGTGGCCTCCACATGGCCGGTGGCGTGGAGCAGGGCCACCGCATGCCGCGCCAGCGCGCACAGGTCGAGGTATTGCGAGTCGACCTCCTCCACCCGCGTGCTCACGGCGGTCAGGTGACTCCGGCTCTCGCCACTCATCACCAGCATCTGCTTCGGCCTGCGGGCCATCGCCACCGCGCTCATCGCGTCACCTCGTGCTTCGTGTGTTGTGTCTGGTTTCACGTCGGCTTCCCCCCCCCCAACCGATTCAGGACGCCGACCTCGCCCCTCCGTACCCCGTCCCCGCGACCACCCTCACGTCCTGCACCAGTCGTCGCGCCATTCCATGCGATGCGCGTGCCGGTTGTGTCACGGTCCTGTTTCGACTGTGGGGCGCAGGACGTTTCACCGTTTCTTCCTTGAAATACAACTCTTTGCTGTGTTCCCAGGATGAAGGCACACTTATTCCCGCCTGGGCGCACATGAGGACAGGTGGGTCAGGATTGAATCTCCGTCAGGAATGACCCGGGTGATTCGAGACCCATCCGGTAAAGAAGTCTCATGCCCGGCTCGGAGTGGAACCGGGGTCGTACGCCGCGGGAGACGGGAGGGCTGACAAGTGGGCTGGAGGGCACACCCGGGTCAGCGGGACTCCTGTTCGTAGGGGGTGCCGAGGGCGGCGGGGGCGTGGGTGCGCTGGCCCTGGATGGCGAGCAGCGCCAGCGTCAGGAGGTAGGGGAGGGCCAGGAGGAAGCCCTGGGGCACCACCTCCAGCAGGCCGGGGGCGCTGGAGGCCAGGCCGATGCGCAGGGCGTTGCCGGCGGCGAAGAAGAGCGCCGCGAGGAAACCCCCCAGGGGAGTCCATCGGCCGAACACCATGGCGGCCAGGGCCATGAAGCCGAGGCCGGCCGGGGTGTGTTGCTCGAAGCGATCCAACACGGCGGTGGACAGGGTGGCCCCGCCGAGCCCCGCCAGCATCCCGCCCACCACCACGGCGAGCCAGCGCAGCCCCATCACGGACAGGCCCAGGGTGGCCACGGCGTGGGGCTTGTCGCCCACGGCGCGCAGCCGCAGCCCCAGGGGCGTGCGGTACAGCACCCAGTGGAAGGCGAAGGGCAGCACCAGGGCCAGGAACGTGAGGGCCGAGTGCCCGGAGAAGGCGCGCAGCAGGGGCACCTCGGAGAGGCCGGGCAGGTGCCAGCGGGTGAGCTGCTGGATGGGGGGCGTGCCGTTGGGCCCGTAGAGGGCCTCAAGGAGGTAGGTGCCACCGGCGAGCGCCACGAGGTTGATGGCCATGCCGGACACCACCTGGTCCGAGCGCCAGCGGATGCAGAGGTAGCCGTGCACGGCGGCCATGCCGGCGCCGGCGAGCATGCCCACCATCACGCCCACGGGCGTGGGGAAGGTGATGGAGGCCACGGCCGCGCAGAACGCGCCCGCGCGCATCATCCCCTCGATGCCCACGTTCACCACGCCGGAGCGCTCGCTGAGGGTGGCTCCCAGCGTGGCGAAGAGCAGCGCCGGGAAGTACTCGAGCGTGGAGGACAGGAGGGCTTCCAGGATTTCAAGCACGGGGCACCTCCGGGCTCGCCTCGGGCTGCCTGGCGGGCGCCACGGGTTTCTCCACCTTCCGCCGTTCTAGCAGGGCGAGCCACACCAGCCGGCCCGCCACGAAGAGCAGGGCCAGACCCTGGATGAGCTCGGGGTAGCTCTTGTGCACGCCCAGCAGCTGCATGCGCGTGCCGCCCGCGCGCAGCGCCCCGAAGAAGAGCGCGGACAGCGTCACACCCAGCGGGTGGTTGCCGCCGATGAGCGAGATGGCGATGCCGTCGAAGCCGTAGGGGGCGCCCAGCGAGCCCGGGTACTTGAACTCGGTGCCCAGCACGAGCACCGCGCCGGCCAGACCCGCGAGCGCTCCGGCCATGCCCATGGCCTCGGCGGTGCGCCGCACCACGGGGATTCCAGCGGCCCGCGCCGCCTCGGAGCCCAGGCCCACCGCGCGCGTCTCGAAGCCCGAGCGCAGCCGCGCGAGCCACACCCAGATGGCCAGTGCCACCGCCAGCGCCAGCGGGAAGCCGAGGTGCAGGCGGGACATCTCCCCGAACAGCCGGGGCAGGTGCGCGCTGGTGGCGATCTCCGCGGTGCCCGTGGTGGACAGGCCGGTGCCGGCGCCGGCCCGGAGCGGACCCACCGCCAACCAGTTGTCCACCAGGCTCACCGCCACCCAGTTGAGCATGATGGTGGAGATGACCTCGTGGACGCCCCGGGCGAGCTTGAGGGCCGCGGCGATGAGGGCCCACAGGCCTCCGGCCAGGCCCGCCGCGAGCAGCGCCGCCGGGATGTGCAGCACGGCGGGCAACTGCACCTGCGCGCCCACCACCGCCGCCGCGAGCGCGCCCACCAACATCTGCCCCTGGGCGCCGATGTTGAAGAGGCCCACCTTGAAGGCCACCGCCACCGACAGCCCGGTGAGCAGCAGCAGGGCGGCCTTGATGGCGGCCTCGCCGATGGGACGGGTGAGCAGCGTGACGCGGCCACCGTCGAGGTACATCGGCCAGTCGCCCAGGCCCCCGCGGAGCATCTGCAGGTAGGCCTCGGTGGCCGTCTCCGGATCGCGCGTGAGGGCGATGAACACCCAGCACACCGCCAGCGCCAGGGACACGGAGAGGATGGAGGGGAGCACCGCGCGCAACCGCTCACCCATGGGCCACCTCCTGTCCGGTCTGGCCGGTGCCGAGCATCCGGCAACCAATCATCCGTTCGTCGAACTCGGGGCGGGAGAAGGAGCCGGTGATGCGTCCCTCGAAGAAGACGTAGATGCGATCGGACAGGGCCAGGACCTCCTCCAGATCCAATGAGACGAGCAGGACGCCGGCGCCCTGGTCGCGCGCCTCGCGCAACTTCGACTGCACCTGCGCCACCGCGCCGATGTCCAGGCCTCGCGTGGGCTGGACCACCACCAGCAGCTTCGGCGCCGCGTCCAACTCCCGCGCCACCACCACCTTCTGCTGGTTGCCTCCGGAGAGGGCCTGCAGCGGCACCTGGGGATCCGGCGGCCGCACGTCATAGGCCTTCAACAGCGTCTGGGTGCGCTCGCGCCGGCCCGCGAAATCCACCTGGAGTCCCCAGGCGAAGGGCGAGCGCGTCTGTCGGCCCAGGGCCACGTTCTCCTCCACCGTCATGGCCTTCACCACCGCGCGCCACAGCCGGTCCTCGGGCACGTGTCCCACTCCCCGGTTCCTCGCCTCGGCGGGCGTGAGCCCCGTGAGCGGCTTGCCCAGCAGGGTGCCTCCACCTGCGTCCAGCGGGCGCAGGCCCGTGAGCACCTCGGCGAGCTCGCGCTGGCCGTTGCCGTCCACTCCGGCGATGCCGACGATCTCCCCCGCGTGCACCTCCAGGGACACCCCGCGCAACGCCGGCCGCCCGTCGGCCCCCCGGGCCCGGAGCTCCTTCGCCTCCAGCAGCTTCTCGCCCGAGGGGGGGTGGTACGCCTGGGCCTCGGCCTGGGGGATGCGCGACTCGCCCACCATCAGCCTGGCCAGATCCTCGGGGCGGGTGTCGGCGGCGCGCACCTCGGCCACCAGCCGGCCGCGCCGCATCACCGCCACGCGCTCGGCCACGCTGAGCACCTCGCGCAGCTTGTGGCTGATGAAGACGACCGTGCGCCCACCGGCCGCCAGCCCTCGCGCCACCCGGAAGAGCTCGTCTGCCTCCTGGGGGGTGAGCACCGCGGTGGGCTCGTCGAGGATGAGCACCTGGGCGCCCCGGTGGAGCGCCTTGACGATCTCCACCTTCTGCTGCGAGCCCACGGTGAGGGTGTCCACCCGGGCGCGCGGGTCCAGCTTGAAGCCGAAGCGCTCGCAGGTGGCGGCCACCTCCTCGCACGCGCGGTTCAGATCCATCCGGCCCCAGCGTGAGGGTTCGCGGCCGAGCACCACGTTCTCCGCCACCGTCAGGGTGGGGACGAGCATGAAGTGCTGGTGCACCATGCCGATGCCCCGCTCGATGGCGTCCCTGGGACTGCGCAGGCGCACCGGCTGGCCCTTCACGAGCACCGAGCCCGAGTCGGCCCGGTACAGCCCGTAGAGGACGTTCATCAGGGTGGATTTACCGGCGCCGTTCTCGCCCACGAGGGCGAGCACCTCCCCGGTACCGATGTCCAGCGACACGTCGTCCAGGGCGGTCACGGCGCCGAAGCGCTTGTGGATGTTCCGGAGGGAGATCAAGACAGTCCACCTTTATCATCAGATGATGGGAGGGCCACGGCTATCGATGGCATGCCCGCCCGCCTTCCTGGTATGGCCTGTCCGCGTGAGACCCTACGAGCTCATCAAGGCCAAGCGGGATGGGAAGCGGCTGGCGCCCGAGGACATCCGGGCGTTCATCGAGGCGTACACCTCGGGTGTGGTGCCGGACTACCAGATGTCCGCCCTGTGCATGGCGGTCTTCTTCCGGGGGCTGGACTCGGTGGAACTGGGCGCCTGGACACGGGCGATGCTCGAGTCCGGCGAGGTGTTGGACCTCTCGGACACACCCGGTGTGAAGGTGGACAAACACTCCACGGGTGGGGTGGGGGACAAGGTCTCGCTGAGTCTGGCCCCCCTGGCGGCGGCCTGTGGCGTGCCGGTGCCGATGATCTCCGGCCGGGGGCTGGGACACACCGGCGGGACGCTGGACAAGCTGGAGTCCATCCCCGGGTTCAAGGTGGACCTGCCGGTGAGCGAGTACCGACGGCTGGTGCGCGAGGTGGGGTGCTGCCTCATCGGCCAGACGGCGTCGGTGGCGCCCGCGGACAAGAAGCTCTACGCGCTGCGGGACGTGACGGCCACGGTGGATTGCATCCCGCTCATCGCCAGCTCCATCATGAGCAAGAAGCTGGCGGAGGGCATCGACGCGCTGGTGTTGGACGTGAAGGTGGGCAGCGGCGCCTTCATGAAGAAGGTGGAGGACGCGCGCACGCTGGCCCGGACGATGATTGGCATTGGCGCGGAGATGGGCCGCAAGGTGACGGCGCTCCTCACGGACATGGATCAGCCGCTGGGGCGCGCGGTGGGCAACGCGCTGGAGGTGGTGGAGGCCGTGGAGATGCTGCGCGGCCGGGCCCCGGCGGACTACACCGAGGTGACGCTGGCCCTCACGGCGGAGATGCTGGTGCTGGGGGGCAGGGCGGGCTCCATCGCCGAGGCGCGTCAGAAGCTGGAGGCGTCCGTCTCGGACGGGAGCGCGGTGCGCAAGTTGAAGGAGATCGTCCAGGCGCAGGGCGGAGATCCGCGCGCCATCGATGACTACGCGCTGCTGCCCCAGGCGCGCGCCACCGTGGACGTGGTGGCGCCCCAGGAGGGCTTCGTCACTGGTATCGAGACGGAGGCGGTGGGCCTGGCGGCGGTGGCGCTGGGCGCCGGGCGTCAGCGGGTGGACAGCCGGATCGACCCCGCCGTGGGCTTCACCCTGCTGCGCAAGGTGGGCGAGCCCGTGAAGGCGGGCGAGCCGGTGGTGCGGGTGCACTACAACGACCCGGCCCCCGTGGAGGAGGTGAAGGCGCGGTTGCTCGCGGCGTACCGCTTCGGGCCCCAGGCCCCCGCGCCCCGGCCGCTGGTGGTGGAGCGGCTGGAGTAGTCGCCGGGTGGGGCGGAGCCGTTGTCAGGATCCCCGGCCTCTTCCGTCCCTCTGGCCACCCACGATGGCACATCAAGAGCGTTTCCCGCCCCGGCTGGACGTCTTCG contains:
- a CDS encoding HAMP domain-containing histidine kinase; the encoded protein is MSAVAMARRPKQMLVMSGESRSHLTAVSTRVEEVDSQYLDLCALARHAVALLHATGHVEATEVQLELPDEPVFARVSRRRTEQVMLHLLTDAVGAHRGEGAPARAVRLGVEPQDDFGDYGPSFHLRYAARELVEQEPDRRAGSARAESLTVARELVETLGGHLAVRNHGLTGTTVTVTVELPDQGTASW
- the deoC gene encoding deoxyribose-phosphate aldolase, with translation MSEAPDIKRVVEEIADHVRNSMLGSRAGGEPTPPPASNEPPRSIGTARIAPESIQDNAALAPYIDHTLLKPEATREDVARVAREAVEHGFATVCVNSCHVATVADILAGSKSVPIAVVGFPLGAALTSAKAFEAREAIRLGAREIDMVINVGALKAKDYAGVLEDISGVVEASRPYPVKVILETSLLTQEEKVAGCVLSKAAGAAFVKTSTGFSTGGATVEDVALMRRVVGDDVGVKASGGIRSAEDALKMIQAGANRLGASASVAIVTGQRSTAKY
- a CDS encoding ABC transporter permease produces the protein MGERLRAVLPSILSVSLALAVCWVFIALTRDPETATEAYLQMLRGGLGDWPMYLDGGRVTLLTRPIGEAAIKAALLLLTGLSVAVAFKVGLFNIGAQGQMLVGALAAAVVGAQVQLPAVLHIPAALLAAGLAGGLWALIAAALKLARGVHEVISTIMLNWVAVSLVDNWLAVGPLRAGAGTGLSTTGTAEIATSAHLPRLFGEMSRLHLGFPLALAVALAIWVWLARLRSGFETRAVGLGSEAARAAGIPVVRRTAEAMGMAGALAGLAGAVLVLGTEFKYPGSLGAPYGFDGIAISLIGGNHPLGVTLSALFFGALRAGGTRMQLLGVHKSYPELIQGLALLFVAGRLVWLALLERRKVEKPVAPARQPEASPEVPRA
- a CDS encoding TraR/DksA family transcriptional regulator codes for the protein MTQAQREKLKQKLLALHAELTGKTPARIEPNRTDDARVGGDEDEQPLNEMMQAIASNRNRNMDGVLQRVLKALGKLRDDPDSYGECEECGDEIPLGRMEAMPYVEFCVNCQGQKDAPKGGPTRRKLTDYT
- a CDS encoding ABC transporter permease, whose product is MLEILEALLSSTLEYFPALLFATLGATLSERSGVVNVGIEGMMRAGAFCAAVASITFPTPVGVMVGMLAGAGMAAVHGYLCIRWRSDQVVSGMAINLVALAGGTYLLEALYGPNGTPPIQQLTRWHLPGLSEVPLLRAFSGHSALTFLALVLPFAFHWVLYRTPLGLRLRAVGDKPHAVATLGLSVMGLRWLAVVVGGMLAGLGGATLSTAVLDRFEQHTPAGLGFMALAAMVFGRWTPLGGFLAALFFAAGNALRIGLASSAPGLLEVVPQGFLLALPYLLTLALLAIQGQRTHAPAALGTPYEQESR
- a CDS encoding thymidine phosphorylase — translated: MRPYELIKAKRDGKRLAPEDIRAFIEAYTSGVVPDYQMSALCMAVFFRGLDSVELGAWTRAMLESGEVLDLSDTPGVKVDKHSTGGVGDKVSLSLAPLAAACGVPVPMISGRGLGHTGGTLDKLESIPGFKVDLPVSEYRRLVREVGCCLIGQTASVAPADKKLYALRDVTATVDCIPLIASSIMSKKLAEGIDALVLDVKVGSGAFMKKVEDARTLARTMIGIGAEMGRKVTALLTDMDQPLGRAVGNALEVVEAVEMLRGRAPADYTEVTLALTAEMLVLGGRAGSIAEARQKLEASVSDGSAVRKLKEIVQAQGGDPRAIDDYALLPQARATVDVVAPQEGFVTGIETEAVGLAAVALGAGRQRVDSRIDPAVGFTLLRKVGEPVKAGEPVVRVHYNDPAPVEEVKARLLAAYRFGPQAPAPRPLVVERLE
- a CDS encoding phospho-sugar mutase; this translates as MDATGLKEKAEAWLAADPDAATVAELRDVLARGDLADLADRFAGDLEFGTAGLRGVLGAGPNRMNRAVVRRTTAGLARYLKATVPDVTTRGVVVGRDSRRLSAELAEDTACVLAAEGIPAHVFPSLAPTPLTAFATLHLNAAAGVMVTASHNPPEYNGYKVYWGNGAQIIPPHDKGIASFIAKVEPANQVELLTPTEAYARGLWRDVPDSLGEAYLDAILKLRVHGRGSDSLRVVYTALHGVGGSWMERAMERAGFPHFHVVAEQHRPDGSFPTVRFPNPEEPGAMDLSLATAQRVNADLVLANDPDADRLAVMVRDGAGKLRMLTGNEVGVLLGHYVLVQGPTRRSKPHLVATIVSSTQLGDIAGELGAAYDEVLTGFKWIANRAIEREKAEGTQFVFGYEEALGYAVGTVTRDKDGISAALVFADLAAWCESRGKTVLGYLEEIQRRFGLYVSGQRNFTFPGAEGAQVIARIMDGLRSSPPTRVGELSVKNVRDYKKGEKLPPSNVLAFELEGGGRVTARPSGTEPKIKYYFELKETPGSGEPVETARARAEARLHKLIDAFIALVRERGQPEVGA
- a CDS encoding ABC transporter ATP-binding protein; this translates as MGTGEVLALVGENGAGKSTLMNVLYGLYRADSGSVLVKGQPVRLRSPRDAIERGIGMVHQHFMLVPTLTVAENVVLGREPSRWGRMDLNRACEEVAATCERFGFKLDPRARVDTLTVGSQQKVEIVKALHRGAQVLILDEPTAVLTPQEADELFRVARGLAAGGRTVVFISHKLREVLSVAERVAVMRRGRLVAEVRAADTRPEDLARLMVGESRIPQAEAQAYHPPSGEKLLEAKELRARGADGRPALRGVSLEVHAGEIVGIAGVDGNGQRELAEVLTGLRPLDAGGGTLLGKPLTGLTPAEARNRGVGHVPEDRLWRAVVKAMTVEENVALGRQTRSPFAWGLQVDFAGRRERTQTLLKAYDVRPPDPQVPLQALSGGNQQKVVVARELDAAPKLLVVVQPTRGLDIGAVAQVQSKLREARDQGAGVLLVSLDLEEVLALSDRIYVFFEGRITGSFSRPEFDERMIGCRMLGTGQTGQEVAHG